Proteins from a genomic interval of Candidatus Omnitrophota bacterium:
- a CDS encoding FGGY-family carbohydrate kinase, producing the protein MRSDPIVLGIDFGTTELKVSAFEPASGRKLRQEARRLPVRALPHGGREQNLIAVDKAFQECVDALRQQFGKAWGRLAGVGLAAQGGSSIVAVRTTGRPLTPMILWNDGRTQAYSTRLGEQFDRQFWRKFSLFDVPPHGLARLLWMKETHPDYFQEKYIHIGAGEYLFFRLTGVWRQDPGNAIQMGSYNAVNKQLDSALFDSIGVPLSFVAPLRQGHETAPLSEAGAQRLGTEEGIPVAGPYIDQEAGYMSAAGVNSRPLQCSLGTAWVGNFVLPDKTGGTSPFQLVLPSPIDEGRLVVQPLLTGNAVWEWGLQRFIDSNREKALEIAKKTFEQFLLPPEGLTALPWFSQSNPLQQQVYGGGAFFGLSDQAKAADCLRALAAAMTFELARVFDAVIHSGVVDCAVLGGGASKGPFFRRLIAALFAPLPVYWQTDENLAAARGAIYPFCPKTAKSHARQVDPPNQTTMDATHRQYQQYLALFEKYYQSVPAGGAFRFTGRKK; encoded by the coding sequence ATGAGAAGCGATCCTATCGTACTCGGAATCGATTTCGGCACTACGGAATTGAAGGTCAGCGCTTTTGAACCGGCTTCCGGAAGAAAATTGCGCCAAGAAGCGCGGCGGCTGCCCGTGCGCGCTTTGCCTCATGGCGGGCGGGAGCAAAATTTAATCGCCGTGGATAAAGCGTTCCAAGAGTGCGTCGACGCTTTGCGCCAGCAATTTGGCAAGGCTTGGGGACGGCTGGCGGGCGTGGGACTGGCGGCGCAAGGCGGCAGTTCGATCGTCGCAGTTCGAACCACGGGACGACCGCTTACACCCATGATTCTTTGGAACGACGGCCGGACGCAGGCTTACTCCACCCGGTTGGGAGAGCAATTTGACCGCCAATTCTGGCGTAAATTCTCCCTTTTCGACGTCCCGCCTCATGGTTTGGCGCGTTTGCTGTGGATGAAGGAAACGCATCCGGATTATTTCCAGGAAAAGTATATCCATATCGGTGCGGGAGAATATCTCTTTTTCCGTTTGACCGGCGTCTGGCGGCAAGACCCAGGCAACGCCATCCAGATGGGTTCCTATAACGCCGTCAATAAACAGTTGGACTCCGCCCTGTTCGATTCGATCGGCGTTCCGTTGTCTTTCGTGGCTCCCTTGCGCCAAGGCCATGAAACCGCTCCTTTATCCGAGGCGGGAGCGCAGCGGCTGGGGACGGAGGAAGGGATTCCCGTCGCCGGGCCTTATATCGACCAAGAAGCGGGGTATATGTCCGCCGCTGGCGTGAACAGCCGGCCGCTGCAATGCTCGCTGGGCACGGCGTGGGTGGGCAATTTCGTTTTGCCGGATAAAACCGGCGGAACATCGCCATTTCAACTGGTCTTGCCTTCGCCTATAGATGAAGGGCGGCTAGTGGTGCAGCCGCTGCTGACCGGCAACGCGGTTTGGGAATGGGGCTTGCAGCGTTTCATCGACTCGAATCGGGAAAAGGCGCTGGAGATAGCGAAAAAAACGTTCGAGCAATTCCTGCTGCCGCCGGAGGGTTTGACGGCGCTGCCGTGGTTTTCGCAATCCAATCCGCTCCAACAGCAAGTCTATGGCGGGGGCGCTTTCTTCGGCCTAAGCGACCAAGCGAAAGCGGCCGATTGCCTGCGCGCCTTGGCGGCGGCTATGACCTTCGAACTGGCGCGAGTCTTCGACGCCGTAATCCATTCCGGCGTAGTGGACTGCGCTGTACTCGGCGGCGGCGCCAGCAAGGGGCCGTTTTTCCGCCGCTTGATCGCCGCCTTGTTCGCACCGCTTCCCGTCTATTGGCAAACCGACGAAAACCTCGCCGCGGCGCGTGGCGCAATATACCCCTTTTGTCCCAAAACCGCCAAGAGCCACGCCAGGCAAGTTGATCCGCCCAACCAGACAACCATGGACGCCACCCATCGGCAATACCAACAATATCTTGCTCTCTTCGAAAAGTACTATCAATCGGTTCCCGCGGGGGGAGCCTTTCGATTTACTGGAAGAAAGAAATGA
- a CDS encoding aminotransferase class III-fold pyridoxal phosphate-dependent enzyme translates to MKSRKTSFQRVNLSLKDILGKEYINAVCTARAFLSGEDKNTLQEIASEKVEFYPKAFQQRLLSLLPNVGKNCVPALKASPRGATTGEFIVHTNTNQAPLSGLGYYRLGEDGRLFLTSKSEHYHVSLGHGFPGYQLVERARRLGIPNATHNNTRGFVTRLLEEELTRTAAGIARGDRPALDRLLDAKGKKVLNRVLNLETGSLAAEAAIKMILARFYRPQPNSPSPPYQGCIPVIVVIGADEGGLQANYHGTTIVAQILRDMWPDLQQGMERGNLMLARGVRANCFEDLVSLFTQYENAPYKIAGFFLEFVLMNYGAKRLTEAFVKLLFTLCKKHDIPVVVDEIQTCVWSPELFMFREYGVQPDIAVVGKGFPGGEYAASRILFTSALDTLPQFGALVTNGQEELASLAYLVTIRWAETNAETTRAVGEYYEERLKEMAPKYPQLIASIEGRRHLAGIFFHDLAAGKKFVQHLNAAGLDISVQTYKEGCPPSALTKLPITAGYEIVDAVIERMDEALRASE, encoded by the coding sequence GTGAAAAGCCGCAAAACCTCATTTCAACGCGTCAACCTAAGTTTGAAGGATATATTGGGAAAAGAATACATCAACGCCGTCTGCACAGCGCGGGCGTTTCTTTCCGGTGAGGATAAAAATACTCTGCAAGAGATTGCTTCTGAGAAAGTAGAATTCTATCCAAAGGCTTTCCAACAACGGTTGCTGAGCTTACTGCCTAATGTCGGGAAAAACTGCGTTCCGGCGTTAAAGGCGTCGCCGCGCGGCGCAACGACAGGCGAATTTATCGTTCATACGAACACGAATCAGGCGCCGCTTAGCGGCTTGGGTTATTACCGGCTGGGCGAAGACGGTCGGCTATTTCTTACCTCCAAGAGCGAACACTATCACGTCTCGCTTGGCCACGGCTTCCCCGGCTACCAACTCGTCGAGCGCGCTCGCAGGCTGGGAATTCCTAATGCGACCCATAATAACACGCGGGGGTTCGTCACGCGGCTCTTGGAAGAAGAACTAACGCGCACAGCGGCGGGAATCGCTCGCGGCGATAGGCCGGCGCTGGACCGGTTGCTCGATGCGAAAGGAAAAAAGGTCCTCAACCGCGTTCTCAATCTGGAGACGGGAAGTTTAGCGGCGGAAGCGGCGATCAAAATGATCTTGGCGCGATTTTATCGACCACAGCCCAATTCGCCCAGTCCCCCTTATCAAGGATGCATTCCCGTCATCGTTGTCATCGGCGCCGACGAAGGCGGGCTGCAAGCTAATTACCACGGCACGACGATCGTCGCGCAGATTCTGCGGGATATGTGGCCGGATTTGCAGCAAGGCATGGAGCGGGGAAATTTAATGCTCGCGCGCGGAGTGCGGGCTAATTGTTTCGAGGATTTAGTATCGCTCTTTACGCAATACGAAAATGCGCCATATAAAATCGCGGGCTTCTTTCTCGAATTCGTATTGATGAATTACGGCGCCAAACGGTTGACGGAAGCCTTCGTCAAGCTCCTCTTCACCCTCTGCAAAAAGCATGACATCCCCGTCGTCGTTGATGAAATTCAAACCTGCGTTTGGAGTCCCGAATTATTCATGTTTCGCGAATACGGCGTTCAGCCGGACATCGCCGTCGTGGGCAAGGGTTTTCCCGGCGGGGAATACGCAGCGTCGCGCATCCTCTTTACATCGGCGCTGGATACGCTGCCCCAATTCGGCGCGCTGGTCACCAACGGCCAGGAGGAATTGGCGTCGTTGGCCTATCTTGTTACCATCCGCTGGGCGGAAACCAACGCGGAAACGACGCGCGCCGTGGGCGAATATTACGAAGAACGTTTGAAAGAAATGGCGCCGAAATATCCCCAACTCATCGCTTCCATCGAAGGCCGCCGCCACCTCGCAGGAATTTTCTTTCATGATTTGGCCGCGGGAAAAAAATTCGTTCAACATCTGAACGCGGCGGGATTGGACATCAGCGTCCAGACGTATAAAGAAGGCTGCCCGCCCAGCGCTTTGACGAAACTGCCCATCACAGCGGGCTATGAAATCGTGGATGCCGTTATCGAACGCATGGACGAAGCGCTGAGAGCTTCAGAATAG
- a CDS encoding formylglycine-generating enzyme family protein has translation MKRIIVSLIIILKCFCVYGDDWDPEDNDFTGATDLGTPSTESQFHGPHDFVDEYSWEINANDRIDWFKLYLNAGKFYEFYISNANVGVSMFYLDFTTPVPVPNDKYINQNNRIWFAPKTSQQYYIYVYNLISSGVNYPDRYYSLTYMERTPPTPTHTPTFTPTRTYTFTPTLANTPTPTMTPTNTSSPTQTPSHTPTFTQLPTPTFTPIQRLEPVIIYPFDSQDEFVRIPGGFSGDLYSGGEVNVTNIPSDESGASDGYGLEISVSLGQVELLMFRKIEVNNPVFLRVFVYASDDGASVALASLDGSMDGSIATNIPANSEMFTDKYHPLYLLYNPKGNTINPIIQVANLSNVQNTKVYIDNLEIYVLPQNAGIPYDLLDLINPLIIPPSPTPTLTPTPTLTPTPTITPTSTPTQTFTPTSTPTFNPFIIINLGTTQKEILLGMVWIDQGFYIGNTEVTQEQWQTIMGKNPSKFVGIHHPVERVSFNDCQEFINKLNNLKLGQFRLPNNAEWEYACRAGTTTTYYWGNESGVFAKNNELKNHEWYSLNSEVFDSNGKNIGVTTHDVAQKVPNPWGLYDMLGNVSEWTQEGYIRGVYAEVGMIGNSETAQKQFASLFACDKYVFGGSLGGDNTGLGFRLVRNYP, from the coding sequence ATGAAAAGAATAATCGTATCTCTAATCATAATTCTAAAATGTTTTTGCGTTTATGGCGATGATTGGGATCCGGAGGATAATGATTTTACTGGTGCAACAGATTTAGGAACTCCGTCAACAGAATCGCAATTTCATGGTCCTCATGATTTTGTAGATGAGTACTCTTGGGAAATTAACGCTAATGATCGTATCGATTGGTTTAAATTATATCTAAATGCAGGAAAATTTTATGAATTTTACATCTCTAACGCAAATGTTGGTGTTTCAATGTTTTATCTAGATTTTACTACTCCAGTTCCCGTCCCCAACGATAAATATATTAATCAAAACAACAGAATTTGGTTTGCACCTAAAACAAGTCAACAATACTATATTTATGTTTACAATCTAATAAGTTCAGGAGTGAATTACCCTGATCGTTACTATAGCTTAACATACATGGAACGTACTCCACCTACGCCTACACACACACCAACATTTACACCTACTCGAACATATACTTTTACTCCAACACTTGCGAATACACCTACCCCTACCATGACTCCAACCAATACTTCATCGCCTACGCAAACCCCTAGCCATACTCCTACATTTACCCAGTTACCGACTCCAACATTCACTCCAATACAAAGATTAGAGCCTGTAATTATTTACCCATTTGATTCCCAAGATGAATTTGTGCGTATACCAGGAGGTTTTTCTGGAGATTTATATTCTGGCGGAGAGGTTAATGTCACAAATATCCCAAGCGATGAAAGTGGCGCCAGTGATGGTTACGGTTTAGAAATTTCTGTATCTCTTGGTCAGGTAGAACTTTTAATGTTTCGAAAAATTGAAGTAAATAATCCAGTATTTCTTCGTGTTTTTGTGTATGCTTCTGATGATGGGGCATCCGTAGCTCTAGCATCATTGGATGGATCTATGGATGGTTCAATCGCAACAAATATACCCGCAAACAGTGAGATGTTCACTGATAAATATCATCCATTATATCTTCTTTATAATCCAAAAGGGAATACGATAAATCCAATTATTCAAGTAGCAAATTTAAGTAACGTACAAAATACAAAAGTTTATATTGATAACCTAGAAATTTATGTTTTACCTCAAAATGCTGGAATCCCTTATGATTTATTAGATTTAATAAATCCATTAATTATCCCTCCTTCCCCCACTCCAACATTGACACCCACTCCCACATTGACACCCACTCCAACAATAACCCCAACTTCAACACCGACACAAACGTTTACCCCAACATCAACACCTACATTTAATCCATTTATAATAATTAATTTAGGAACAACACAAAAAGAAATTTTATTAGGAATGGTTTGGATCGATCAAGGATTCTATATAGGAAATACTGAGGTAACTCAAGAACAATGGCAAACTATAATGGGTAAAAATCCCTCAAAATTTGTTGGAATTCATCATCCAGTAGAACGAGTCTCCTTCAATGATTGTCAGGAATTTATAAATAAACTAAATAATTTAAAATTAGGACAATTCAGGCTACCAAATAACGCAGAATGGGAATATGCATGCAGAGCGGGTACTACAACGACATATTATTGGGGGAATGAGTCTGGTGTTTTTGCTAAAAATAATGAGCTAAAGAATCATGAGTGGTATTCTTTAAACTCTGAAGTTTTTGATTCAAATGGAAAAAATATAGGCGTAACAACGCATGATGTTGCACAAAAGGTACCTAATCCTTGGGGATTATATGATATGCTTGGAAATGTTTCAGAATGGACCCAAGAAGGATATATTAGAGGCGTATATGCTGAAGTAGGAATGATTGGTAATTCGGAAACCGCACAAAAACAATTTGCATCTTTATTTGCGTGTGATAAATATGTATTTGGCGGTTCTTTAGGTGGTGATAATACTGGATTAGGTTTTAGATTAGTAAGAAACTATCCTTAA